The nucleotide sequence TCCGGTGCTGGTCGATGAACGGCCGGATGCCCCGCACCTCGACCGCCGTGAGCCACTGCAGCCGCAACTGCTCGGGCCCGCCGGGCTGGTTGCGCAGCGCGGCCTGACGGTGGGCGGCGGGCCAATGGCGCGCGGTGAGCTTGACGACCGCGGCGGCCGATCCGGCCACGGCGGCCGTCACCCCCGCGCCCAGCGCCGTGCCCGCCGAGGTGCCATAGGTGAGATCCGCGCCGAAGGCCGCCGCCGCGGCGACCGTCGCGGCCAGCGCCGGGGTGCCGAGCTGACCGCGCGACAGCCGCTCCGAGAGCGGTCTGCTGCCCGCGTCGGACTCGTCCAACGCGAGCACATACGCCCCGTACTCCTCGGCGGCGGTCGCGGCCATCTCGTCCAGCGCGCCCCGCGCCCGGCTGAGCAGCACCCCGCCATCGGTGCGCCCGCCCGAGCGGCGCACCTCCTCCTCCACGGCCCGCGACAGCAGCCGCTCAACTTCCGTCCGGTGGCTGTCCCGCAGCACCGCCAGTGACCCCGGCATGTGATCCCCCTCCTGCAGCAGTGCCCTCAGTCTTCCGTTTCTGGCTCTTATCCGGCAGTCCTGTGGATAACTCCCCTGTGGACAACTTCGCCTGCCTCGCCGGGTGGAGGGAGGATGGACCCATGCCGAACCGTCTGGCGCACGAGACGTCCCCCCCATCCGCTTCAGCATGCCGCGAACACGCCCGGCATAGCGGGCCCCGGGCGGGGCTGAGGGTCTCAGCGGTCGCCGTCGGCTCCGTCGTTCTCGGACTCCGAGGCTCCGGACGGAACGCCCGGTGGGGTCAGCAGATCGGCGAGGGCGGCGAAGTCGGTGATGAGCGGTGAGCTGCGGGCGGCGCTCCAGGCGAGACAGACATGGCCCGCTCCGATGCCCTCGACGGGGAGGATGACGACGTCGTGGCGGGTGTAGAAGTTGGCGGTGGAGAGCGGGATGACGCAGATGCCGGCCCCGGCCGCGACCAGTTCGAGTTTCTCCTCCACACTGTTGATCGGCGGGACTTCGGCGCGCTCTCCGGTGCGCAGCTCGTCCGCCACATCCCGCCACTCAGGTACGGCGTCGGGATCCTGGAGCAGATGCTCGCCGGCCAGGTCGCCGACCGGGAGCGAGGACTTCGTGGCCAGGGGGTGGTCCGCGGGGAGCACGACGACGCGGGGTTCGGTGAACAGGGGCCGCACCCGCAGACCGCGCTGGTCGACGGGGAGGCGGACGATGCTGACGTCGGCCCGGCCGTCGTGCAGCACCTCGACCTGGTCCTGCCAGCCGGTCCGCAGCAGCCGGACGTCCAGTCCTGGGTGGCGGGAGGTCAGGGCGCGCACCGCCGGGGTCACCGTGATGCCCGGCATGAAACCGATGGTGAACCTCGGGGTGTCGACGGCCGCGGCGGTGACCGCGCGGACCATGGCCGTGCTGGCCGCCAGCAGCCGGGGGGCTTCCGCCAGGAGCCGGTCTCCGGCCGCGGTCAGCTCGGTGCCCCGCCGGTCCCGGCGCAGGAGCTGGACGCCGAGGTCGTCCTCCAGCGCGCGCATCTGGCGGGACAGAGCCGGCTGGGCGATGTGCAGCCGCTCGGCGGCGCGGCCGAAGTGCAGTTCCTCGGCGACCGCCACGAAGTAGCGCAGCTTGCGCAGGTCGACGTCCACGCCGGTGCCCTCTCTCATCGTCCCCGTCGTCCTTCCTACCCGAGGTCCGTGGGGACGCGCCGGTCAACCTCGCGCGAAGACGGCCGGCGGGTCGGTGAAGGCGGGGGCCCAACCGAGTTCGTCGCGGGCGCGAGCCGGGGTGAACCGCTGGTCCAGGGCGAAGGCATCGGCGACGGGCCCCATCTCCGCACGGGCCTGCTCCAGGGTGATGGACACGGTCCTGCCCTCCAGTCCGACTCCGTGGCTGACGGCTTGTGTGACATCCCGGGCCGTCGGATTGACTCCGCCGACACCCACGTAGACCGAACCGGCCTTGGCACGCAGGGCCGCCACGTAGAGTTCCGCGAGGTCCTCGACGTGGACCAGGGCCCAGTGCTGAAGGCCGTCGCCGATGTAGGCGATGGCGCCGGCCTTCCGGCCGGGCTGGGTGAAGAGGACGTCGATGAGCCGGTTGTCGCCGCCGTACACCAGCCCGGCGCGGATGATCACGGGACGGCCGCCGCGGACGGCGCGGGCGAGGACGGCGTCCTCGACGGGGCGGCGCCAGGCGACCACGGCCGGCGGGTTCCAGGGAGCGTCCTCATCTGCGACGCCGTCGGTGGCGCCGTAGACCCAGGTGCCGCCGGTGTGGACGTAGGTGCCCAGGCCGATGCCGTCCTGCAGGGCGGTGGCCGCGGCGAGGTCTTCCTCGCCCGTCTGGGCCTGGGCGAGGTGGATGACGGCCTCGGCGTGGGCGGCGGCGTCGTTGAGAACGGCGAGGTCCCCCAGGCCCCCGCGCACCGCGGTCGCCCCGAGCGACTGGACCGCTTGGGCCGCGTGCTCACTGCGGGCCAGCGCGCGCACGGTGTGACCGTGCCGGTTCAGCGCCTCGATGACCGCCTTGCCGATGTAACCGGAGCCGCCGGTGACGAAGACCTTCATGACGTGCGTCCTTCCGCTTGTTTCGGGATCGCTTCCACCCTGCGGCCGGGGAGTGACCCGCGTCCAAGACCTGTTCCGCCCGTTGTGATGCCGCGGCGGCATCAGCCCGGACGAGTGCCCTCGGCGGGCCGCCGGAAGCACCCCACCCGCCTCCACCCACGCTCGCCGACCACTCTCGGTGCGCATTGCAAAGCGCAGGGTTACGATCGCCGTGTGGCAGACGAGAGCTATGACGTGATGGTGATCGGGACCAGCCAGGGCGGCCGGTTCCTGCCCATCGATCTCGCGAAGGCGGGCAGGAAGGTGGCGCTCGTCGAGCGCGGCCACCTGGGCGGCGTCTGCGTGAACTCCGGGTGCACCCCGACCAAGACCATGGTCGCCAGCGCACGCGCCGCCCACCAGGCACGGCGCGGCGCGGAGTACGGCGTGCGGACCGGTCCGGTGTCGGTCGACCTCGCCGCCGTGCGGGCGCGCAAGCGGGCGATGGTCGCGGGCGCGCGGGAGAACTACGCGAGCCGCCTGCCGCAGGACGGGCTCGACCTGGTCGAGGGTGAGGCTCGTTTCACGGGGCCCAAGACGGTCGAGATCGCCCTGCCGGACGGCGGGACGCGGGAGATCGGCGCGCCGGTGATCGTCATCGACACGGGCACCAGGCCCAGGCAGCTTACGATCGGCGGCGCGCAGAGCGTCCCTGTCCTGGACTCCACGTCGATCATGGAGCTGGGCGAGCTCCCTGATCACCTGATCATCCTGGGCGGCGGCTACATCGGCCTGGAGTTCGGGCAGATGTTCCGCAGGTTCGGCAGCGAGGTCACGATCGTCCAGACCGGCCCTCGCCTGCTGATGCGCGAGGACGATGACGTATCCGACGAGGTCGCCACGATCTTGCGCGATGAAGGGATCACGGTCCTGACGTCGGCGACGCCGGAACGGGTCGAGGAGGCGGGCGGCGGGCGGGTGCGGCTGACCGTGCGCACGCCGGACGGTGAGCGCCGGGTCGAGGGCTCCCACCTGCTGTCGGCCATCGGCCGCGTCCCCAACACGGAGGCGCTCACGCCGGTGGCGGCCGGCATCCGGCTGAGCGACACCGGCTTCATCGAGGTCGACGAGTACCTGGAAACCTCCGTCCCCGGCGTCTACGCCATGGGGGACGTCAAAGGCGGCCCGGCCTTCACTCATCTCTCCTTCGACGATTACCGGATCCTGCGCGCCAACCTGCTCGGCCAGGGGAAGGCGAGCACGCGGGACAGGAGCGTCCCGTACACCGTGTTCATCGACCCGCAGCTCGGCCGCGTCGGCATGACCGAGCGACAAGCCGCGGAGCAGAACCGCGCGGTCCGCGTCGCGAAGCTGCCGATGAGCGCCGTCATCCGGGCCCTTGAGACGGGGGAGACACGCGGCTTCATGAAGGCGGTCATCGACGCGGACACCCAGCAGATCCTCGGCGCCGCCGTGCTCGGCACCGAAGGCGGCGAGATCATGACGATCATCCAGGTCGCCATGCTGGGGGAGCTCCCGTATACCGCCATGGCGAATGCCGTCTTCACGCACCCGCTGCTGGCAGAGGGCCTGAACAGCCTCTTTATGAGCCTCGACGCCCAGTAGAGGGGT is from Streptomyces hygroscopicus and encodes:
- a CDS encoding LysR family transcriptional regulator; amino-acid sequence: MREGTGVDVDLRKLRYFVAVAEELHFGRAAERLHIAQPALSRQMRALEDDLGVQLLRRDRRGTELTAAGDRLLAEAPRLLAASTAMVRAVTAAAVDTPRFTIGFMPGITVTPAVRALTSRHPGLDVRLLRTGWQDQVEVLHDGRADVSIVRLPVDQRGLRVRPLFTEPRVVVLPADHPLATKSSLPVGDLAGEHLLQDPDAVPEWRDVADELRTGERAEVPPINSVEEKLELVAAGAGICVIPLSTANFYTRHDVVILPVEGIGAGHVCLAWSAARSSPLITDFAALADLLTPPGVPSGASESENDGADGDR
- a CDS encoding NAD-dependent epimerase, whose product is MKVFVTGGSGYIGKAVIEALNRHGHTVRALARSEHAAQAVQSLGATAVRGGLGDLAVLNDAAAHAEAVIHLAQAQTGEEDLAAATALQDGIGLGTYVHTGGTWVYGATDGVADEDAPWNPPAVVAWRRPVEDAVLARAVRGGRPVIIRAGLVYGGDNRLIDVLFTQPGRKAGAIAYIGDGLQHWALVHVEDLAELYVAALRAKAGSVYVGVGGVNPTARDVTQAVSHGVGLEGRTVSITLEQARAEMGPVADAFALDQRFTPARARDELGWAPAFTDPPAVFARG
- a CDS encoding mercuric reductase encodes the protein MVIGTSQGGRFLPIDLAKAGRKVALVERGHLGGVCVNSGCTPTKTMVASARAAHQARRGAEYGVRTGPVSVDLAAVRARKRAMVAGARENYASRLPQDGLDLVEGEARFTGPKTVEIALPDGGTREIGAPVIVIDTGTRPRQLTIGGAQSVPVLDSTSIMELGELPDHLIILGGGYIGLEFGQMFRRFGSEVTIVQTGPRLLMREDDDVSDEVATILRDEGITVLTSATPERVEEAGGGRVRLTVRTPDGERRVEGSHLLSAIGRVPNTEALTPVAAGIRLSDTGFIEVDEYLETSVPGVYAMGDVKGGPAFTHLSFDDYRILRANLLGQGKASTRDRSVPYTVFIDPQLGRVGMTERQAAEQNRAVRVAKLPMSAVIRALETGETRGFMKAVIDADTQQILGAAVLGTEGGEIMTIIQVAMLGELPYTAMANAVFTHPLLAEGLNSLFMSLDAQ